GCCGTCGATGCCATGAACACCGCCTTGCAGAACGCAGGTTCAGAGTGGCGTTACGAACTCACCGGAGCATTGCCCACCTTGAGGAAGCAGTAAACGTCGGGCGGAAAAAGTTCCGCCCGCAACGGAAAGAACCGAAGTATAACCCCAATAAAGAAAGGAGGACGTGATGGAACACACGGAGAATCCACCATATAGGTTTTGACATCAAGGCATTGTCAATAATAATATAGACTCCAGTGAAAGCATACAACTTTTCTTCTATGAGATGGAAATCGCCGAAAATAGCGTCGCAATAATAACAGCCGTGCGATAGGTAGCTATCGGCAACCGTCCGGCTATACCGTTTTTTTACCAGGCCGACCTTGAGTTGTCGCCCCTCTTCCGTCTGTAAGAAATCTTGTACCGCGGCATAGACCCCAGGATGCTTGTCTATATCATGATCGTCCCACGAAGACCGCTCCACATCGAAATCGCAGTTGCAGACGCTCTTCAGACTTGGCTCTACCGTATAGCAGTATTGCAGCGTCCCGCACTTCCAGCATTTCATTTCAAAAAAGATGATAGTAACCTTCTGCTTGGGCGCTGATCTGATATGCTCGCAAAATTTCAACTTACGCGCCAGTAAATTACTTATCAATGCTTTTAACGGCATTTGAACTTTCCCTACTTGGGCAAGTATGTTTGAATTTTCGTCCTTGAATATTTTGAACGCAGGAGTCTCTTTGTCTGCAACTAAAGTTTTGTCATAATCCGACATTTCTTTGGGGGCTATGCGGAAAAACCAGCAACCTCTTACGTTCGATGCCTTATACCGTTCCTGCCGGAGGC
This Alistipes onderdonkii DNA region includes the following protein-coding sequences:
- a CDS encoding competence protein CoiA, which gives rise to MPLRAYIEDKEIVSIDLNDEEWSALKARLKAKKTVLILPCCGQEGFLRTSSKGLKHFVHLKSANPCDWKPESAEHLKAKVAIMEACREQGWDAIPEFSEADWRADVLAVQGGKRIAFEVQWSRQTYEETRLRQERYKASNVRGCWFFRIAPKEMSDYDKTLVADKETPAFKIFKDENSNILAQVGKVQMPLKALISNLLARKLKFCEHIRSAPKQKVTIIFFEMKCWKCGTLQYCYTVEPSLKSVCNCDFDVERSSWDDHDIDKHPGVYAAVQDFLQTEEGRQLKVGLVKKRYSRTVADSYLSHGCYYCDAIFGDFHLIEEKLYAFTGVYIIIDNALMSKPIWWILRVFHHVLLSLLGLYFGSFRCGRNFFRPTFTASSRWAMLR